Below is a window of Dietzia timorensis DNA.
CACCAAGACCTGGTCGCTCGCGGGCCTGCGCGTCGGCTACGCGGTCGGCGATCCGCGCCTGCTCGAACGGCTCGCCGCGCGCCAGGGGCACTGGCACCTCGGCACGCCGCAATTGCGTGCCCTCGGCGTCGCCACGAGCGAGGCGGGCGAGGACTGGGTGGCCGCCGAACGGGCGCGTATGCACGCCGAGCGCGACGAGATGGCTCGCGAGTTGGCCGCCGCCGGTATCGGGATCGTCGCCGATCCGCAGGCGCCGTTCTTCTTGGTGACGGCGCCGCACGGCGTCCGCACGGCGGACTTCCATTCGGCGCTCATCTCCCACGGCATCGCCGTGCGGCGCTGCGAATCCTTTCCCGGACTCGCGCAGCGCGAAACTCCGGGCGGCGCTGTCGGTCCCGGATACTTCCGGCTGGCCGTCCGCCCGCCGGAGCAGGTAGAACGGCTGATAGCGGCCTGGCGCGGTGCCGAGGGCGACGTGAGCCAGGCGAGATGACACGGTGAGCGACGAAGTGGTGAGTGAAGGAGAGCTGCGAATGAGTGGTGCACACGAGGCGACAGGCGCGAACGCGACAGGCACCCCGACGTTGGCCGAGGTGATCGCGGTGCTCGAGGACGCCTACCCGCCGGCGCTGGCCGAATCCTGGGACGCCGTCGGGCTCGTCGCCGGCGACCCGGCCGACCACGTCGACACGGTGGCCATCGCGGTGGACGCGACCGACGAGATCGTCGACGACGCCATCGCCGCCGGCGCCTCGTTGCTGCTCGTCCACCACCCGCCGCTCATGCGCGGGGTCAACTCCGTCGCCGCGACCACCCCGAAGGGAAGGCTGCTGCACAAGCTCATCGCGTCCGGTTGCGCGTTGTTCGCAGCGCACACCAACGCCGATTCGGCGCGGCCCGGCGTCAACGACGCGCTGTGCGAAACGCTCGGCCTTCCCGCCGGCGTGCCGCTCAAACCCCAGGTCCCATCCACCGTCGACAAATGGATGTTCACGTGCCCACCCGAGGACATCGACACCGTGCTCGACGGCGTGTTCGCCGCAGGTGCGGGTGAGTTCGACGGATACAGCGGTTGCGCGTTCACACACTCTGGCAGGGGGCAGTTCCTCCCCGGCGACGGCACGAACCCGACGATCGGGGCGGTCGGCGAGCCCGAGAAGCTTACCGAGATCCACGCCGAGTTCATCGCGCCCGCGGCGATTCGCGAGAAGGTGCGCGCCGCTCTGTTCGCCGCGCACCCCTACGAGGTTCCCGCCTACGACATCCTCTCCTCGCACGCAGTCGGCCCTGCGGACACGACATCGGCGGGGCTCGGCAGGGTGTGCGAGCTCCCCGAACCGCGCACGCTCGCGGACCTGACCTGCGATTTCGCCGCCTGGCTGCCCGCGACAGTGGGCGGGCTGCGCGCCGCGGGCGATCCCGACATGCTGGTCCGCAGGGTCGCGGTGTGCTCGGGCGCGGGCGATTCGATGTTGGGCGCGGCCCGCGCGGCCGGTGCGGACCTGTTCGTCACGGGCGACCTGCGTCATCACCCGGTCGACGAGCACCTTCGGCTCGGCCCGCCTGCGGTGATCGACGTGCCCCACTGGGCCGCCGAGTTCCCGTGGTGCGCGCAGGCGGCAGAGCTGCTGCGCGACCGCGTCGGAGTGGAGGCTACGGTCCTGGGCAGGCGAACCGACCCGTGGACCGTTCACGCGCCCAGCCCCAAGTAACCTCGATTCGAAGGGGCCCAGGGCTTTCGCACGTCAACGATGTCGAGGAGACAAGATGCAAGCACCGGTAGACGAACAACGTCATCTCGTCGAAATCGCCGAACTCGACGCGCGGATCGCGGGGCTGCGGCACAAGGACAAGCATCTTCCCGAGCAGGAGAGCCTCGACGAGCTGCGTGAACAGCGGCGCAGCGCGGCGGGCGGAGCGGCCCGCGCTCGCATCCGCCTCGAGGACGCCGAGCGCGCCCACAAGAAGATGCTCTCCGAGCTCGCCGACCTTGATAAGCGAGCAGCCGAGGCTGCGGCCACCGACGAGGCTTCACTGCCGACGGCGAGCGCGCGCCGCGACGCCGCCCACGAGAAGGGAGCCGTGGCCAGGCTGACCGAGGAATTGAAGGCCCAGCTGGGCGATCTCGAGACCGCGCGCGAGGCGGGAGAGGCCGATGTCGCGCATCACGGGGCGATGCTCGATCAGCTCGATTCGAAGATCGCCACTGCCGAGATAGCTCGGCTCCACGCTATCCACGACGTCGGTGCATCCCTCGAATCCGCGCAGAGCCGCCGCGCAGCCCTGGCCGCGCAGGTCTCCGGCGAACTCATGGCCGAGTACGAACGCATCGCAGCCGAGCGCGGCGCCGGGGCAGGCGAGCTTCATCCACACCGCTGCGGCGCCTGCCAGATGGAGCTCGACCGCGCGACCATCGCCGCGTTTCACGATACCCCGGCGGGCACCATCATCCACTGCCCTGAATGCGGCGCGATCCTCGTACGCCCCAAGGGGGCACAGTGAGTACCGGTGCCGCCGAGGCTCGTTCGGGCGTCAAGCATTCGGCCGGATGGGTGGCTGGATCGGCGACAATGACCCGGATCCTGCTCGTGCGTCACGGACAGACACCGATGTCGATCGACCGGCGTTTTTCCGGACACGGCGACCCGGAACTCACCGAGTTGGGCGAGCGCCAGGCGGAGGCGACGTCCGCCGTCATCCAGAAAATGACCACAAATGACGCCGGAGGAAGCGATATCCGGGCGATCGTTTCCTCGCCGCTTTCTCGGTGTCTCGCCACGGCCACGCGGCTTGCTGACTCTACGGGTGTAGAAGTGTCGGTCGATCAGGGCTTGATCGAGACGGATTTCGGCGAATGGGAAGGGCTGACCTTCGGCGAGGCGGCCGATAGAGACCCTGAACATCACAGGTCCTGGATCGGTAGTCCGGCGCTTGCGGCCCCCGGAGGGGAATCCTTCGACGAGGTCGCCGCGCGGGTGCTGCCCACGGTCGACAGGTGGACGAAGCAGGCAGAGGGCGGGACACTCGTGGTCGTCAGCCACGTCACGCCCATCAAGCTGGTGCTCCAGCAGGCACTCGCAGGCGGGCCCGAATTCGCCTATCGCCTACACCTGGATCTGTCGCAGGTATCCGAATTGCGGCGCTACAGCGACGGGCAGGCAAGCGTGCACCTGGTCAATTCCACCGCGCACCTCGAGGGGATCGAGTAAGCGATCGGCCCGGCCATTATGCAATTCGGTGCGGGGAACCTCTAGAATTCTGCACGGAACGAGTCGGCCAGACGGCCGCGACTTTCGGAACCGCCGGCAGCTGCCGGCAGGCCGGAGTCGAGGAAAGTCCGGACTCCGAAGAGCAGGGCGGTTGCTAACGGCAACCCGGGGTGACCCGCGGGACAGTGCCACAGAAAATAGACCGCCGCCGCCCCTCGTGGACGGCGGTGAGGGTGAAACGGTGCGGTAAGAGCGCACCAGCGCTGCGGGTGACCGCAGCGGCTCGGTAAACCCCGCCCGGAGCAAGATCGAAGGCCGCACCAGACGGTGCGGCTGCGCGCATGGTCGAGGGCTGCTCGCCCGAGTGCGCGGGTGGATTGCTCGAGGTACCCGGCGACGGTGTGCCCAGATGGATGGTCGTCGCCTCGCGCGAGCGAGGGCCACAAAATCCGGCTTATCGGCCGACTCGTTCTTCCCACGTGCCGCGGGCATTTCGCGCCTATCATTGCGGGCATGTGGATGACCTCCCGCGATCTGGATTTCGCTCCCATCAGGACCGAGTTCGAGCTGCCTCCCTCCGGGGACGATGCGTTCCCCTCAGACGTGCGGGCCGAGGCAGTGGCCGCGCGGGATCTCTTCGCCGGCGAGCGGACGGACTTTTCCGACCTCGCGCTCGTGACGATCGACCCGCCGGGGTCGATGGACCTGGACCAGGCGGTGCGCATCGAAGCCCGATCCGGCGGCTGGGTGGTCTATTACGCGATTGCTGACGTCGGGGCGCTGGTGCCGCCCGGCGGTGCGATGGAGGCCGAGTCTCTGCGCCGTGGGCAGACCATCTACCTGCCCGACGGATCGGTGCCACTGCACCCGCGCGAACTCAGCGAGGCCGCGGGCTCGCTTCTGCCCGGCGAGGCCCGCGCGGCCGTGCTGTGGCGCGTGGAGATCGACGAGGAGGCGCGCGTGCTGTCGACCGACGTGCAGCGGGCGACGGTGCGCTCACGCGAGCGTTTCACCTACGCCGAGGTCCAGGCCGCCGCAGACGAGGGCACGCTCGCCGAACCGATCGCCGAGCTGCCCGCCGCCGGGCGCGCGCTGCGGGCCGCGGGAGTGCGCGCCGGCGCCGTCAACCTGCGGATTCCCGCCCAGGACATCGAGGGCGGCGCCGGGCATTGGGAGCTGCGTATCGAGCAGCGCACCGAGGCCGACGAGTGGAATGCGCAGATCTCGCTGCTCGTGGGCAGGTGCGCGGCAGCGATCATGCTCGACGGGAAGTGCGGCGTGCTGCGCACCCTTCCGCCCGCGGACGAGGAGACGCTAACGAATCTGCGGCGCACCGCGGCGGCGCTGCAACTCGAGTGGCCGCAGGAGCAGTCCCTCGGGGAGTTCCTCGATTCCGTCGACGTCAACAACTCGCGTGGCCTGGCGATGATGCGCGCGTCCACCGCGGCGCTGAGAGGCGCCGACTACGCAGCGTTCGACGGGCAGAATCCCAAGGAGCGGGACCACGCCGGGATTGGCGGGCCGTACGCGCACGTCACCGCGCCGCTGCGCCGGCTGGTCGACCGCTTCGCCACCGAGATCTGCCTCGCGCTGACGGCGGGCACCGAGGTTCCAGGGTGGGTCCGCGGCGCGATGGAGACGTTGCCGGAGGTCATGAACAGCTCTTCGCGCACAGCGTCATCGGTGGACCGCGCCTGCGTCGACCTTGCCGAGGCGGTTGCGCTTGAGGAGTTCGTCGGCGCCCCGCTTGCGGTGTATGTGCTGCGCTCGAGCACGGAACCGAAGACGCCCGAGGCGAAGGAGCGCCCGGGGGAGGTGTTTCTCGCGCAGCCGCCCGTGTTCGCGCCGTGCACCGGGCCAGTGTCCGAGGGGATGACGGCGACTGTGTTCGTCGCAGTGGCCGATCGGGATACACGCCGGGTGGAGTTCTCGGCCGAGGAGCCCTCCGAAAACACAGCGGACGAGCACGCGGAATCCGTTCCCGACGCCGCGAGCTAATCGCGGCCGACCGTGCGGAAGTACCACACGTAGAACGCCGTCCAGCCTGCCCAGTACACCGTCGGCGCCAGCCAGGAAATCTGGCCGGGGAAGAGCTTCTTACCTGCCGTGTGCGCCAGGTGGCTCGCGCCCGGGACGAGGACGAACCGAGTCATCCGCGCCGGCACGGACCACGCCAGAAACGCCGGGAGCGACCGCCCCTGCAGCCCCGAGGTGCGGGCGAAGATCTTGTAGGGCACGCCCTTGGTCGGCCCGACGAGCACCGCGAGATCGCCCTTGGCGACCAGGTCGCGTTCGGCCGTGGCGATCATCGTTTCGCTGATCGCGGGCAGGCGCTGCAACATCGCGGAACTCTCGTCCGCCGGGACCTTCGCACCCCAGCGGTAGGTGAGCACGCCGCCGACGAGCGCGCCGCCGAGCGCGGACAACGTCGTCTCCATCGACCTGCGCGGATGCCGCAACGCGACCTTGCTCAGCCACACGTCCGGGACGATAAAGAACGCGGTCGCCTCCGCGAACCCCCACCCGGCAGCCACCGCATGATCCATTCGTGCGCCCATGATCATTTCCTCCCGAACTCGACTGACTCCGACGTCATTACCCACTGACCAATGAGAGGGAACATTTCGGCGAAAAGTTCCCTCTGAAGATCGTGGCCGCGCGGAGAAGCGCCCGACGCGGACCGGAACTTTATACAGTGTGATGCATCGAGTGCGGCCGTGAGCAGCATTCGCAACGGGGAAGGGGCCCTCATGTCGGGACCGGAATCGGTGGAGGGCGCGGGAGCGATCCCGCGCGGTACGCAGCGGCGAGACATCCCGCAGCGCAGCACGGGCTGGGCGGCGCGCGCGGCGGACGCGATGGCCGGCGCCGGGCTCACCCCCAACCAGATCTCGGTGCTTTCGGTGGTCTTCGCCGCGTTCGGGGCCGCGCTGCTCGTCGCGTCCGCGCACGTGGGCACTCCCGTGCGCTCGGTTCTTCTCGTGGCCGTCGCGGTGCTGCTGCCGCTGCGCCTGCTGGCGAACATGCTCGACGGGATGCTGGCCGTCGAGAAGGGTATGCATTCGCCGGTGGGAGACCTCTACAACGAGGTGCCCGACAGGCTGTCCGACGTGCTCGTCTTCGCCGCGGCCGGTTACGCCACAGCCGGGGCGTGGATCGTCGGCACTACGGATGTAGGAGTTGTCCTCGGGTGGTCCGCGGCGATCGCCGCCGTTCTCACCGCGTACGTGCGCAGCCTCGGCGCGGCGAACGGTACCGGCAATTTCTTCCACGGGCCGATGGCCAAGCCGGCGCGCATGTGGGTGATTGTCGCCGCGGCGCTGGTCTCGCTCGCCGAACCGACGTTGCCGTTCGAGGAGGGCACGGTGTTCGCGGTTGCCCTCGTGGTGGTCGTCGCCGGCTCGGTGGCCACGGTTATCGTCCGGCTGCGGCTCGTGGCACGACGTATGACGGCGGAGGGGGAGTCCGCATGAGCCGGGCACACTCGCGTTCATCCGGAATCGCAATGTCCGGCGCGCGCTCGGTCGTCGCCGCGGCAGTGGCCGCGATCGCCGGGGCCAAACCCGAGTTCGCCGCGAACGGCGAGGTGCGCGACGGTTCGACGGTCGATCTGCCCACCCAGGCCATCTTCTACGCCAATCATTCGAGCCACCTCGATTTCGTCACGCTGTGGGCGTCGCTGCCGCCCCGGCTGCGCAACAGGGTTCGCCCCGTCGCGGCCGCCGACTACTGGTCGAGCGGGTTCAAACGGGCAGCCGCCGAGGGGTTCTTCAACGCCTACCTCGTCGAACGCGGCGGCTCGAGCGCTCGCGAGGGCGAAGCCCCCCAGCACCCGGACCGGGCGAGGCGTTCCTCCAGTCAGATCGACGGGATGAACGAGGTGCTTTCGGCGGGAGACTCGCTCATCATCTTTCCGGAGGGCACCCGCGGCACCGGCGAGAAGCTCGCGCGATTCCAGGCGGGCCTGTATCACCTGGCCCGCAAGAACCCCGAGATCCCCGTCATCCCCGTCGCGCTGGCGAACCTCGGCAGGATCTTGCCCAAGGGGGTGAAGATCCCCGTCCCACACCTGTCCACGGTGCGTTTCCACGAGCCGATCGGGGTGGGCGAGGAGGAGTCGAAAGAGGAGTTCCTCGGGCGCGCCACGGCGATCATCAATCGCTCGCTGCGCAGCTTCGACCCGGACATGGATGACGAGCCCGAACCGGGCGAAGATTCCGCATCCGATCCGAAGGAGGAAAAGCGATGATCGGCCTCGTCGACGCGCGCACCGGGCTCCTGCTCGGCGGGGTCTACGGCGTCCTCGTCCTCGCCTCGGCGGTGACGGCGGTGCTCTACGCCGTGCTGGACCGCGAGAAGAACGCCGGCCTGCTCACCAACCTCACCCAGCGCATCGCTGCCTGGTGGTTCATGATCACCGGAATCGCCGTCGCGCTGCTCGCGGGAGAGACGGTCGCCGTGCTCGCGTTCCTGCTGTTGTCCTGGCTCGGCCTGCGCGAATTCATCACCATCTCGCCCACGCATCGCAAAGACCACAAGACGCTCGTGTGGGTGTTCTTCGTCATCACCCCGCTGCACTATTTCTTCGTCTGGCAGCACTGGTACGGCATGTTCGCCGTCTTCATCCCGGTCTACGCGTTCCTGTTCCTGCCTACGCGCAGCGCGCTCGCGGGCGAGACGAAGAACTTCCTGCGACGCACCGCCGTCACCCAGTGGGCACTCATGGTGTGTGTCTACGCGGTGAGCTACACCGTCGCCGTGATCAACCTGCCCACGGCTATGGAGCACGGCCGCGAGTTCGCCGAATACGCGCCCGCGGGGTCCGGCGGCGCGGCCGGGGCTCAGCTGCTGCTGTTCCTGTTTATCGTCGTCCAGGGCTCGGACGTGCTCCAATACATCTGGGGCAAGACCCTCGGCCGCCACCCGATCGCGCCGGCGGTGAGCCCGAACAAGACGTGGGAGGGCTTCGTCGGTGGAGTCCTCTCTGCCACCGCCCTCGGCACGGCGCTGTGGTGGATCACCCCGTTCGCGCCGTGGCAGGCCGCGGCCATCTCGTTCGCGTGTTGTCTCATGGGCTTCTTCGGCGGGCTCGTCATGTCCTCGATCAAGCGCGACCGCGGGGTCAAGGACTTCGGTTCGATCATCCCCGGGCACGGTGGAATCATGGACCGACTCGACTCGCTAGTCTTCGCAGCGCCGGTGTTCTTCCACCTCGTCCGCTTCTTCTTCACCTAGAGCTCGCCAATCCGTCTACCCTCGACAGGGAGACCGAACCAGCCACCGACCGAACGCGCACATTAGGGAGCCACATCTTATGGCAGACAACGGCAACGACACCGAGTGGTACTACAACACCAAGACCGGCGAGGTTATCCAGGGCAAGCAGGAGGGCTACACCGACCGCATGGGCCCTTACTCGAGCCGCGAGGCCGCCGCCCACGCGCTGGAAACGGCCAAGGAACGCAACAAGAAGTGGGACGAAGACGAGGACTAGAGACTTGTCCGGCGGGAGCGCCCCGCCGGGCTACTTCTTGTCCTTCGACTTTTTCTTCTGCTTCTGCTTCTGCTTCTTCTGATTCCTCGCCGCGCGAAGCTTGCGCTGCGAGTCCTGCATTTCCTTGAACGCCGCGGACACCGTCGCCGCCTCGTCGGCGAAACCCTCAAGCGCGCGCTCGGAGGAGAATCGCTCGTGCTCGAACAGCACCCCGAACCCGAAGGTCGGTTCCCCCGCGGCCTCCGCGCGCCGCGAGATCCGCCGGATCCATTGCCGCGCCGTCACCGAGTCCTGTACGTCGCCGAGCACGTCGTGTAGCCGCTCGCTCGCCGAGCGGAGCGAGACCACCTGCGGCATCTCTTTCGAATTGATCGACGCCGCCGTGCGCCGCAGCGCCTTGTTGCGCTTGCGCAGGGTATGGGTGAGCTCCTCGCGCTGCGCCAGAGTCAGGTTGAGCGATTCGAGCTCGTCCTCGACCCGGGCCCGCGCTTTGTCGAAACGCTTGAACTGCCGCTGCGCGCCCTGGACCACGGGGTCTGACGTCGGAGCCCCGGATCTACCCTTGCCGAACCCCTTCTTCCCGGACGAAACGATCTCCTTGGTCCGGCCCGAACGGACGCGCTGGGCATCGGTAGGCGCCTCCATCTCGCCTGCGGCCTCGACCACCTCGTCGAGCGCGTCGAGCAGCGCTAGGTATCGCGGATTCTCGAGGCCCATCGTCACCCGCTTCGCGGTGCGCTGCTCCTCGTGGTCGAGCTCGGAGAAGATCCGCTCGCGCACCGAGTCGGGGACGAGATCACGCGGGTAGCCTTCGGCGACCTCGTGCAGCCGCGCGCGCACGACCTGCACGTCCCGCGATTTTCCAAGCATCCGGATGAGCTCTGTGAGCTCGCGTTCGAGCGCCGGGATATCGATGCCCTCCCGCGCACCCGGACGACCGTCGGAGTGCTCGTCGTCGATCGCCTCGCGGGCCGCGGCCAGCTCCTTCGCGTGCGCGTTGAGCGTCGTCTGCAGATTGCGCGCGGACGTGCGCATCGCGTGGATGCCGACCTCCAGGCCGAGACGCGCTCCGGCATCCCCGGACAGCAATTTCTCGACATCGGCACGAAGCATGGAAGCCACCGCCGATGACGCCGGAGGCGCGGCGTCATCTGTGGGGCCGATGGTTTTCGCGAGCTTCGACGCGAGCGGCGAGGCGGTCGCACCGGCGCCGAGGCACGCCGCCGAGAGCCGGGACAGGACGTCGACGGAGCCGTCCCGTTCGGAGTCGACGAGCTCGAGTTCCCATTCGCGCCACGAGATCGACGCGCCGTCCGCGAGCCGGGTGCCTTGGACGTGGTCATCGCAGAACTCGACCATCGGCGAGCCGCCGCGCTTGAGAACGGTCTCGTGCCGCTCGTTGTCGATGCGCGCGATGGGGATCAGCTCATCGCGGCGGGCGTAGCCCCATACCGCGGTGCGGACCTCGTCCGGCACGTCCGTCGAATCGGTGAGCGGGAACGACAATTCGGTGCGTCCTGTGGAACCTGCGGAGGTCTCCACGGCGGGGAGCTTGATGTGCCATCCGTCGTCCTTGCCGCCGGTGCGGCGGCGAACGGTGATCTTCGCTCTCGTGAGTCGCAGATCCTCCGCGTCGTAGTACGTGGCGGACAGGTGGTGGACCTGCTCCGTGCGCGCGTCGAGGTCCCCGCCGAGCGTCAGGTCGGGGACGTCGGCGCTGGTCGAAACATCGAAAGTGGACTCCACTTCCCAGTGCGTGCCGGGTGTCATGAACCCACTATTACCAGCTTTTCTCGCGGCTCAGGCGGCCGGATTCCCGCCTTACCCCGGGCGGGAGGACGCGGCGGGACGCGCCGGGTCAAGCGTCCGGGCGGAAGCGGTCCGTCGCCGTCAGCAAGTGGTGGGTGGTCATGGGTTCGGCCATGGCGTGGCCGGCCTCGGGGGAGATGTGGAGTTCGGCGGCGGGCCACATGGCGGCCAGTTCGAACGCGTTGGTCACCGGGCACACCACGTCGTAACGGCCGTGCACGATGACGCCCGGGATGTGGGCGATGGCGTCCATCCCGTCGAGCAGCGGCCGGTCGGCGAGGAACGCGTCGTGGAAGAAATAGTGGTTTTCGATCCGCGCGAAGGCCAGGGCGAAGCGGTCGGCCTCGGCGGGATCCGCGCTCGCGGCGTCACCGCCATCGTCGGGATTGTTGACCAGATGCGAGGTGTTCTTCTCCCACGTGGTCCACGCATGCGCGGCCTCGAGCGCCACAGCGGGATCGTCCGATGCCAACAGCTCGTGGTATCGGGCGACGTGATCGAACCCCGGCGCGGAGAATGTGCGCAGGCCATCCCCGCGCGCCTCCGGGCCCAACACGGAGAGGTACCCCTCCCACTCGTCTGGGAACAGATGCGCAGCACCGCCACGGTAGAACCAGTCGATCTCGAGCGGGCGGCACAGGAAGATGCCGCGCAGCACGATCTCGGTAACCCGCTCGGGGTGGGCTTGCGCATAGGCGAGGCCGAGCGTTGAGCCCCAGGACCCGCCGAAGACCTGCCACGCATCGATGCCTAGGTGACCGCGCAGCGCCTCGATATCGTCCACGAGGTTCCACGTCGTGTTGTGCTCCAGGTCCGCGCCGTCGGCGATATGCGGCGTGGACCGCCCGCACCCGCGCTGGTCGAAAAGCACGATGCGGTAGGCGTTCGGATCGAACATGCGGCGGTGCTCGGGCTGACAACCGCCGCCGGGCCCGCCGTGGATGAACACGACGGGCTTGCCATCCGGATTTCCGACCTGCTCGTAGTAGAGCTCGTTGCCGTCGGGGACGCGCAACATCCCGGTGTCGTAGGGCTCGATAGCCGGGTACGGGGTGCGCAATTCGGACACGCGAATTCTCCTAGAAGCTGTGGTCTTCGTCGGGGAAGGAACCATCGGCGACCTCTGCTGCGTATTGCACCGCGGCCGCGCGCAACTCGTCGGCGAGCTCGGCGTACCGCTTGACGAACTTGGCCGTACGCCCCGTCGTCATCCCGGCGAAGTCCTGCCACACGAGCACCTGGCCGTCGCAATCGTTGCCGGCGCCGATCCCGATCGTGGAGATCTCGAGTTCGCGGGTGATTTCGCCGGCGATGTCGGAAGGCACCATTTCCATGACCACCGAGAACGCGCCGGCCTCCTGCACGGCGCGAGCATCCGCCCGAAGCTTCTCGGCGGATTCGCCGCGGCCCTGCACACGGAACCCACCGAGACCGTTGACCGACTGTGGGGTGAACCCGATATGCGCCATGACCGGGATCCCGGCGTTCGTGATCGCTCGGATGTGTTCGGCGATATTGACGCCGCCCTCGAGCTTGACCGCGTGGCAGTTGCCGCGCTTCATCATATCCGCGGCGGCCTCGACGGCCTGCTGCGGGGAAGCTTCGTAGGAACCGAAGACGAGGTCGGCGACGACGAGCGCCTTCGGGGCGCCACGAGTGACCGCGCGGACCAGCGGCGCCATCTCATCGACCGTGACGGGCACGGTCGAGTCGTATCCGTACATCGTGTTCGCCGCGGAATCGCCGACGAGCAGGATCGGGATGCCTGCCTGCTCGAAGACCTTGGCCGTCGAATAGTCGTAGGCCGTGAGCATCGCGAACTTGCGCCCCTCTGACTTCCACTGGGCCACGTGATGGACCCGTGTGACCTTCGTCAGCCCTGGTGCGCTCTGGTTTTCGCCGTCCTGGGCCGAAGTGCCCGAATCGCCGTACATAGTGACAAGCACGCTCCCTTTTCACGAAATTCACCCAAGCCCGCCGTCATGAACGGGCCGAAAAGGCCTTGCCCACATCCTGCCACCCGCCGTGCCGGGACCGTAACCGGCCTTGACTCGCTCCATGTGCCCCTCGCGAAGTCGCGTGGGCGGGTACCGATTTAACACAGAGGAAACACCGAAGGCTTAAGGTGAACACATGAACCGTCAGCAGGAATTTGTGCTCAGGACGCTGGAAGAACGCGATATTCGGTTTGTTCGGCTGTGGTTTACCGACATCACGGGCACGCTCAAGTCCGTCGCGCTGGCGCCGGCGGAACTCGAGGGGGCGTTCAACGAGGGCATCGGCTTCGATGGCTCTTCGATCGAGGGCTTTTCTCGAGTGTCGGAGGCGGACACCGTCGCACGGCCGGATCCATCGACATTCCAGGTGTTGCCCTGGGCGCACGACGACGGCGGGCAGCACTCCGCGCGCATCTTCTGCGATATCGCCAACCCGGACGGCTCTCCGAGCTTCGCCGACCCGCGACAGGTTCTCCGTCGACAGCTGAGCAAGGCCGCCGACCTCGGCTTCGCATGCTACGTGCACCCCGAGATCGAGTTCTTCCTCGTCCGGTCACTCGACACCGACGGTCACGAGCCCGAGCCCGCCGACAACGGCGGCTACTTCGACCAGGCCGTGCACGAGCACGCCCCGCATTTCCGCCGCCACGCCATCGAGTCGCTCGAGGCGATGGGCATCTCCGTGGAGTTCTCCCATCACGAGGGCGCGCCAGGGCAGCAGGAGATCGACCTGCGCTACGCCGATGCGCTGTCGATGGCGGACAACATCATGACCTTCCGCTACCTCGTCAAGGAGGTGGCGATGCAGAACGGCGTGCGCGCGACCTTCATGCCGAAGCCGTTCAAGGACCACCCGGGCTCGGCGATGCACACGCATATGTCTTTGTTCGAGGGCGACAACAACGCCTTCCACGACCCCGATGATCCCTACCAGATGTCTGCGACCGGCAAGTCGTTCGTCGCCGGGATTCTGCAGCACGCGCCGGAGTTCTCGGCGGTCACCAACCAGTGGGTCAAC
It encodes the following:
- a CDS encoding CDP-alcohol phosphatidyltransferase family protein, giving the protein MSGPESVEGAGAIPRGTQRRDIPQRSTGWAARAADAMAGAGLTPNQISVLSVVFAAFGAALLVASAHVGTPVRSVLLVAVAVLLPLRLLANMLDGMLAVEKGMHSPVGDLYNEVPDRLSDVLVFAAAGYATAGAWIVGTTDVGVVLGWSAAIAAVLTAYVRSLGAANGTGNFFHGPMAKPARMWVIVAAALVSLAEPTLPFEEGTVFAVALVVVVAGSVATVIVRLRLVARRMTAEGESA
- a CDS encoding RNB domain-containing ribonuclease, with protein sequence MWMTSRDLDFAPIRTEFELPPSGDDAFPSDVRAEAVAARDLFAGERTDFSDLALVTIDPPGSMDLDQAVRIEARSGGWVVYYAIADVGALVPPGGAMEAESLRRGQTIYLPDGSVPLHPRELSEAAGSLLPGEARAAVLWRVEIDEEARVLSTDVQRATVRSRERFTYAEVQAAADEGTLAEPIAELPAAGRALRAAGVRAGAVNLRIPAQDIEGGAGHWELRIEQRTEADEWNAQISLLVGRCAAAIMLDGKCGVLRTLPPADEETLTNLRRTAAALQLEWPQEQSLGEFLDSVDVNNSRGLAMMRASTAALRGADYAAFDGQNPKERDHAGIGGPYAHVTAPLRRLVDRFATEICLALTAGTEVPGWVRGAMETLPEVMNSSSRTASSVDRACVDLAEAVALEEFVGAPLAVYVLRSSTEPKTPEAKERPGEVFLAQPPVFAPCTGPVSEGMTATVFVAVADRDTRRVEFSAEEPSENTADEHAESVPDAAS
- a CDS encoding Nif3-like dinuclear metal center hexameric protein, with product MSGAHEATGANATGTPTLAEVIAVLEDAYPPALAESWDAVGLVAGDPADHVDTVAIAVDATDEIVDDAIAAGASLLLVHHPPLMRGVNSVAATTPKGRLLHKLIASGCALFAAHTNADSARPGVNDALCETLGLPAGVPLKPQVPSTVDKWMFTCPPEDIDTVLDGVFAAGAGEFDGYSGCAFTHSGRGQFLPGDGTNPTIGAVGEPEKLTEIHAEFIAPAAIREKVRAALFAAHPYEVPAYDILSSHAVGPADTTSAGLGRVCELPEPRTLADLTCDFAAWLPATVGGLRAAGDPDMLVRRVAVCSGAGDSMLGAARAAGADLFVTGDLRHHPVDEHLRLGPPAVIDVPHWAAEFPWCAQAAELLRDRVGVEATVLGRRTDPWTVHAPSPK
- a CDS encoding zinc ribbon domain-containing protein, coding for MQAPVDEQRHLVEIAELDARIAGLRHKDKHLPEQESLDELREQRRSAAGGAARARIRLEDAERAHKKMLSELADLDKRAAEAAATDEASLPTASARRDAAHEKGAVARLTEELKAQLGDLETAREAGEADVAHHGAMLDQLDSKIATAEIARLHAIHDVGASLESAQSRRAALAAQVSGELMAEYERIAAERGAGAGELHPHRCGACQMELDRATIAAFHDTPAGTIIHCPECGAILVRPKGAQ
- a CDS encoding histidine phosphatase family protein, with the protein product MSTGAAEARSGVKHSAGWVAGSATMTRILLVRHGQTPMSIDRRFSGHGDPELTELGERQAEATSAVIQKMTTNDAGGSDIRAIVSSPLSRCLATATRLADSTGVEVSVDQGLIETDFGEWEGLTFGEAADRDPEHHRSWIGSPALAAPGGESFDEVAARVLPTVDRWTKQAEGGTLVVVSHVTPIKLVLQQALAGGPEFAYRLHLDLSQVSELRRYSDGQASVHLVNSTAHLEGIE
- a CDS encoding lysophospholipid acyltransferase family protein produces the protein MSRAHSRSSGIAMSGARSVVAAAVAAIAGAKPEFAANGEVRDGSTVDLPTQAIFYANHSSHLDFVTLWASLPPRLRNRVRPVAAADYWSSGFKRAAAEGFFNAYLVERGGSSAREGEAPQHPDRARRSSSQIDGMNEVLSAGDSLIIFPEGTRGTGEKLARFQAGLYHLARKNPEIPVIPVALANLGRILPKGVKIPVPHLSTVRFHEPIGVGEEESKEEFLGRATAIINRSLRSFDPDMDDEPEPGEDSASDPKEEKR